From the Acidovorax carolinensis genome, one window contains:
- a CDS encoding FAD-binding protein, with amino-acid sequence MGAQRHDVVIVGGGLAGIVTALECLRAGRSVALVDRDSPERLGGLALWAFGGMALVGTPLQARMKIPDTPEAALRDWVRFGELDAHDTLPLQWARHYVEHSRADVYDWLIGEGVTFMPAVNWVERGRFGEGNSVPRYHIVWGTARELTRRMIAAMHQAGTGGRLTVLHRHRASALDLQQGRTAGVLAANEETGAEVRLQAPVVVLAMGGINGSHAQTRANWPQDRPMPATMLNGAHPFADGRMHHWVAEALGARITHAGEMWNYAAGFPHPFPHFEGHGLSTIPCKSALWLDHQGRRIGPEPLVTGFDTHWLCQRVAAQDKPWTWHLLNWRIAAKEFAISGAEHNQRIRDMQFPAFLKETLLGNHRLVKQMAAESKHFLVDDTLAGLAAKMNALTGSQDVQPEVLQATADTFDANFANQDKLHNDDQIRRILHARQWGPDKLRTCVPAPLQKPGAGPYIAIQMQLITRKSLGGLQTDLASRVLDGVDQPIDGLYCVGEAAGFGGGGASGKRSLEGTFLPGCILTARATARSINAG; translated from the coding sequence ATGGGAGCACAGCGCCATGACGTGGTGATCGTCGGCGGCGGGCTGGCCGGCATCGTGACCGCGCTCGAATGCCTGCGCGCGGGCCGCAGCGTCGCGCTGGTGGACCGCGACTCGCCAGAGCGCCTGGGCGGCCTGGCCCTGTGGGCGTTTGGCGGCATGGCGCTGGTAGGCACGCCGCTGCAGGCGCGCATGAAGATCCCCGACACGCCCGAAGCCGCGCTGCGCGACTGGGTGCGCTTTGGCGAACTCGATGCCCATGACACGCTGCCCCTGCAGTGGGCACGCCACTACGTGGAGCATTCGCGCGCCGACGTGTACGACTGGCTGATCGGCGAAGGCGTGACGTTCATGCCCGCCGTGAACTGGGTGGAGCGCGGGCGCTTTGGCGAGGGCAACAGCGTGCCGCGCTACCACATCGTCTGGGGCACGGCGCGCGAACTCACGCGCCGCATGATCGCCGCGATGCACCAGGCCGGCACGGGCGGGCGCCTCACCGTGCTGCACCGCCACCGCGCCAGTGCGCTGGACCTGCAGCAGGGCCGCACGGCGGGCGTGCTGGCGGCCAACGAAGAGACCGGCGCCGAAGTGCGGCTGCAGGCCCCCGTGGTGGTGCTGGCCATGGGCGGCATCAACGGCAGTCACGCGCAGACCCGCGCCAACTGGCCCCAGGACCGCCCCATGCCCGCAACGATGCTCAACGGCGCCCACCCGTTCGCCGACGGCCGCATGCACCACTGGGTGGCCGAAGCGCTCGGCGCGCGCATCACGCACGCGGGCGAAATGTGGAACTACGCCGCCGGCTTTCCGCACCCGTTCCCGCATTTCGAGGGGCATGGCCTGTCCACCATTCCGTGCAAATCGGCACTGTGGCTCGACCACCAGGGCCGGCGCATCGGCCCCGAGCCGCTGGTGACGGGTTTTGACACCCACTGGCTGTGCCAGCGCGTCGCGGCGCAGGACAAGCCCTGGACCTGGCACCTGCTGAACTGGCGCATCGCAGCCAAGGAGTTCGCCATCTCGGGTGCCGAGCACAACCAGCGCATCCGCGACATGCAGTTCCCCGCGTTCCTCAAGGAAACGCTGCTGGGCAACCATCGGCTGGTCAAGCAGATGGCCGCCGAGAGCAAACATTTCCTGGTGGACGACACGCTCGCTGGCCTGGCCGCCAAGATGAACGCGCTGACCGGCTCGCAGGATGTGCAGCCCGAGGTGCTGCAGGCCACGGCAGACACCTTCGACGCCAACTTTGCGAACCAGGACAAGCTGCACAACGACGACCAGATCCGCCGCATCCTGCACGCGCGCCAGTGGGGGCCCGACAAGCTGCGCACCTGCGTGCCCGCGCCACTGCAAAAGCCCGGTGCCGGGCCGTACATCGCCATCCAGATGCAGCTCATCACGCGCAAAAGCCTGGGCGGCCTGCAGACCGATCTGGCGAGCCGGGTGCTCGACGGCGTCGACCAGCCCATTGACGGCCTGTACTGCGTGGGCGAGGCGGCAGGTTTTGGCGGCGGTGGCGCCAGCGGCAAACGCTCGCTGGAGGGCACCTTCCTGCCCGGCTGCATCCTGACCGCGCGGGCCACCGCGCGCTCCATCAACGCTGGCTGA
- a CDS encoding acetolactate synthase large subunit, whose translation MPNGAHALMQTLVDAGITTCFTNPGTSEMHFVAALDSAPAMRAVLCLFEGVATGAADGYARMAGQPAATLLHLGCGLGNGLANLHNARKGKVPVVNIVGDHATTHTQYDAQLQSDIETVARNVSPGFVRTSQSTARLCKDAVDAIAAARGLPGQVATLILPADVSWGEGGVPCAPPPPPRPGAADDATVQAIAQAVRAGGKAALLLGGQALREPGLRAAARIAAHSGVKVFAEVFPTRLERGASLPFVERIAYLAELAGVQLAGIEHLILVDAKAPVSFFAYPGKKSDLVPDGCTVHPLSTPAQDAAASLEKLAQALGAAQTQPALQAPARPGRPRGKLTAEKVCKAVGHLLPENAIVIDEAITSGLMLAPFTAGAPRHDLITLTGGAIGQGLPNAIGAAIACPTRPVLALIGDGTAMYTIQALWTMAREKLNVVSVIFNNASYSVLNVELERVGAEKVGAKARSQLHLTGPVIHFAQLAQGMGVHGVRTTTAEEFVRALEHALATPGPHLIEAMVPQSLSGLKRKLLPWLLRSLPSLPPAVARALKRKIAP comes from the coding sequence ATGCCCAACGGCGCCCACGCCCTGATGCAAACACTGGTCGATGCCGGCATCACCACCTGCTTCACCAACCCCGGCACGTCAGAAATGCACTTCGTCGCCGCGCTCGACAGCGCGCCCGCGATGCGTGCCGTGCTGTGCCTGTTCGAGGGCGTGGCCACGGGCGCGGCCGACGGCTACGCGCGCATGGCCGGCCAGCCCGCCGCCACGCTGCTGCACCTGGGCTGCGGCCTGGGCAACGGCCTGGCCAACCTGCACAACGCGCGCAAGGGCAAGGTGCCGGTGGTCAACATCGTGGGCGACCATGCCACCACCCACACGCAGTACGACGCGCAGCTGCAGTCCGACATTGAGACCGTGGCGCGCAATGTGTCGCCCGGCTTCGTGCGCACCTCGCAGAGCACGGCCCGGCTCTGCAAGGATGCCGTGGACGCCATCGCCGCCGCGCGCGGCCTGCCCGGCCAGGTGGCCACGCTGATCCTGCCGGCCGATGTATCGTGGGGCGAGGGCGGCGTGCCCTGCGCGCCACCGCCGCCGCCGCGCCCCGGGGCGGCGGACGATGCCACGGTGCAAGCCATCGCTCAGGCAGTGCGTGCGGGCGGCAAGGCCGCGCTGCTGCTGGGCGGGCAGGCGCTGCGCGAGCCCGGCCTGCGGGCCGCTGCGCGCATCGCGGCGCACAGCGGCGTGAAGGTGTTCGCCGAGGTGTTTCCCACCCGGCTGGAGCGCGGCGCGAGCCTGCCCTTTGTTGAGCGCATCGCCTACCTGGCCGAACTGGCCGGGGTGCAGCTGGCGGGCATTGAGCACCTGATTCTGGTGGACGCCAAGGCGCCGGTGTCGTTCTTTGCCTACCCGGGCAAAAAGAGCGACCTGGTGCCCGACGGCTGCACCGTGCACCCGCTCTCCACGCCCGCGCAGGACGCTGCCGCCAGCCTGGAAAAACTCGCCCAGGCCCTGGGTGCCGCCCAGACCCAGCCCGCGCTGCAGGCCCCCGCCCGCCCTGGGCGACCACGCGGCAAGCTCACCGCCGAGAAGGTGTGCAAGGCCGTGGGCCACCTGCTGCCCGAGAACGCCATCGTCATCGACGAAGCCATCACCTCGGGGCTGATGCTCGCGCCCTTCACCGCCGGCGCGCCGCGCCACGACCTCATCACCCTCACGGGCGGCGCCATCGGCCAGGGCCTGCCCAACGCCATCGGCGCGGCCATCGCCTGCCCGACACGCCCGGTGCTCGCGCTGATCGGCGACGGCACGGCGATGTACACCATCCAGGCGCTGTGGACCATGGCGCGCGAGAAGCTCAATGTCGTCTCGGTCATCTTCAACAACGCCTCGTATTCGGTGCTCAACGTGGAGCTGGAGCGTGTGGGCGCCGAAAAAGTGGGCGCCAAGGCCCGGTCGCAACTGCACCTGACGGGCCCGGTGATCCACTTCGCCCAGCTCGCGCAGGGCATGGGCGTGCACGGCGTGCGCACCACTACGGCGGAGGAGTTTGTGCGGGCGCTGGAGCACGCCCTGGCCACGCCCGGGCCGCACCTGATCGAGGCGATGGTGCCGCAGTCGCTCAGCGGGCTCAAGCGCAAGCTGCTGCCCTGGCTGCTGCGCTCGCTGCCGAGCCTGCCACCGGCGGTGGCGCGGGCGCTGAAGCGCAAGATTGCCCCGTAA